A part of Caretta caretta isolate rCarCar2 chromosome 1, rCarCar1.hap1, whole genome shotgun sequence genomic DNA contains:
- the TEX52 gene encoding testis-expressed protein 52, whose amino-acid sequence MTTWAEREFLCKERHTAWPGFSPRAYHKLAVARPPCTDSKIKVRQKLRCPWEDTSRWHIWGYHTWLDVGRLPPLFPSRPDIPYDSNVWRWITAPRAYCMPQPPVPPPSEMDRNTYLKFITQGALFFNQKHKERAMAQIQKELQECKRLKTMSECRAPPLNSQGNILPPQDFKRYRHLTAGRGLQSLCVQLQPVRPATRDCWDWPCPSLQPHYQETALRLALRNSSPVYEELLQKYQELAVSGRQTVYHNTPSKQNPQH is encoded by the exons ATGACCACTTGGGCAGAGCGTGAGTTCTTGTGTAAAGAGAGGCATACCGCATGGCCAGGGTTTTCCCCAAGAGCTTATCATAAACTGGCAGTTGCAAGACCACCATGCACAGACAGCAAGATCAAAGTTCGTCAGAAACTGCGCTGCCCCTGGGAAGACACTAGCCGCTGGCACATCTGGGGATATCACACCTGGCTGGATGTAGGGAGGTTGCCACCACTCTTCCCTTCGAGGCCAGACATACCTTATGACAGCAATGTGTGGCGATGGATTACTGCTCCCAGGGCATACTGCATGCCCCAGCCACCTGTCCCGCCTCCCTCAGAGATGGATAGGAACACTTACCTCAAGTTTATCACACAGGGAGCTCTGTTTTTCAACCAGAAACATAAGGAAAGAGCTATGGCCCAAATACAGAAAGAGCTCCAAGAATGCAAGCGACTGAAGACGATGAGTGAGTGCCGAGCTCCCCCCCTAAACAGCCAGGGAAATATTTTGCCTCCTCAGGACTTCAAACG ATACAGACACCTGACTGCAGGAAGAGGCCTGCAATCTCTCTGTGTCCAGCTGCAGCCAGTTAGACCTGCAACTAGAGACTGTTGGGATTGGCCTTGCCCCAGTCTCCAACCCCATTACCAAGAGACAGCACTGAGACTTGCCTTGAGGAATAGCAGTCCAGTCTATGAAGAGTTGCTGCAGAAATACCAGGAGTTGGCCGTGTCTGGGAGACAAACAGTGTACCATAACACTCCCAGCAAACAGAACCCACAACATTAG